A stretch of Paenibacillus mucilaginosus 3016 DNA encodes these proteins:
- a CDS encoding response regulator transcription factor — MKPIHTFICEDDPLFLELLSEYIGSQPDMEVTGTASRKSDLIQAVGVVPMDVLLLDLNLSDENYDGIEAAIEIKAMRPDLQIIVLSSLDQEEVMTHAIAYGRVTNYITKEHYADVPSAIRSAAAGRSGLHHSSAGVLMNRLVRSHQSELKKKITPVQLQIMQMLDQGYSRREIAEKLYYNEQSVNNELCKASRTIKGKFPYLEWLRLKKHNTKHLVELAKQLGLLEPSPELPETAAGRERHHS, encoded by the coding sequence ATGAAGCCGATCCACACGTTTATCTGCGAAGATGATCCGCTCTTCCTCGAACTGCTCTCCGAATACATCGGGAGTCAGCCGGACATGGAGGTGACGGGAACCGCATCGCGCAAATCTGACCTGATCCAAGCCGTCGGGGTAGTCCCCATGGATGTGCTGCTGCTCGACCTGAATCTGTCCGACGAGAATTATGACGGGATCGAAGCGGCGATTGAGATCAAGGCGATGCGTCCCGACCTCCAGATCATTGTGCTCTCCTCCCTCGACCAGGAAGAGGTGATGACGCATGCCATAGCCTACGGGCGGGTAACCAACTATATCACCAAGGAACACTATGCGGATGTCCCCTCTGCGATCCGCTCGGCGGCGGCCGGCCGTTCCGGCCTTCATCACTCTTCCGCCGGCGTCCTGATGAACCGGCTGGTCCGGAGTCACCAGTCCGAGCTCAAGAAGAAGATCACTCCCGTCCAGCTGCAGATCATGCAGATGCTCGATCAGGGGTACTCCCGGCGGGAGATTGCCGAGAAGCTCTACTACAACGAGCAGTCCGTCAACAACGAATTGTGCAAAGCGAGCAGAACGATCAAAGGCAAATTCCCCTACCTCGAATGGCTCCGGCTCAAAAAGCACAATACGAAGCATCTCGTCGAGCTGGCCAAACAGCTCGGTCTGCTCGAACCCTCACCGGAGCTGCCGGAGACCGCCGCCGGCAGAGAACGTCATCACAGCTGA
- a CDS encoding DUF441 domain-containing protein, translated as MPQLDMPSLLLILLALLGVVSRNQSITIAAVVLLLIRTLGLHQAFPWIEKNGLSLGIIILTIGILAPLASGTISTKELYQSFLHWKSIAAIGVGVLVAYLGGRGAHLMSSSPALVTSLVIGTILGVAFFKGVPVGPLIAAGILSLLVAK; from the coding sequence TTGCCGCAGCTCGATATGCCGTCACTGCTGCTGATTCTGCTGGCCCTGCTCGGCGTTGTCAGCCGGAACCAGTCCATTACGATCGCCGCCGTGGTGCTTCTGCTGATCCGCACTCTGGGTCTGCATCAGGCGTTCCCGTGGATTGAGAAGAACGGGCTCTCGCTGGGCATCATCATCCTGACGATCGGCATTCTCGCTCCCCTGGCGAGCGGGACGATCAGCACCAAGGAGCTCTACCAGTCCTTCCTGCACTGGAAATCGATCGCCGCCATAGGCGTGGGCGTCCTGGTAGCCTACCTGGGCGGGCGGGGCGCCCACCTGATGTCGAGCTCTCCGGCGCTTGTCACCAGCCTTGTGATCGGAACGATCCTGGGCGTGGCGTTCTTCAAGGGCGTGCCGGTGGGGCCGCTGATTGCGGCGGGGATTCTGTCGCTCCTGGTGGCCAAATGA
- the pdxS gene encoding pyridoxal 5'-phosphate synthase lyase subunit PdxS — MMAPETGSVRVKRGMAEMQKGGVIMDVINAEQARIAEAAGAVAVMALERVPSDIRAAGGVARMADVSIVEEVMKAVTIPVMAKARIGHYVEARVLESLGVDYIDESEVLTPADEVFHISKNEFTVPFVCGARDIGEALRRIGEGASMIRTKGEPGTGNIVEAVRHMRTMVSQVRKVQSLSPDELMNEAKLLGAPYELLLEVHRTGRLPVVNFAAGGVATPADAALMMHLGADGVFVGSGIFKSDSPERFARAIVQATTHYEDYGLIARESKNLGTAMKGLEISTLRPEERMSVRGW, encoded by the coding sequence ATGATGGCACCAGAAACCGGATCGGTAAGAGTCAAACGGGGCATGGCGGAAATGCAGAAGGGCGGCGTCATCATGGACGTCATTAATGCGGAGCAGGCACGGATCGCCGAGGCGGCCGGCGCGGTGGCGGTCATGGCGCTCGAGCGCGTCCCGTCGGATATCCGGGCGGCCGGCGGCGTGGCGAGGATGGCGGACGTGTCGATCGTGGAAGAGGTGATGAAGGCGGTCACCATTCCCGTGATGGCGAAGGCCCGGATCGGCCACTACGTCGAGGCCCGGGTGCTGGAATCCCTCGGCGTCGACTATATCGACGAGAGCGAAGTGCTCACCCCCGCCGACGAAGTGTTCCATATCAGCAAGAATGAGTTCACCGTCCCCTTCGTCTGTGGAGCGCGGGACATCGGCGAAGCACTGCGGCGCATCGGGGAAGGCGCATCGATGATCCGCACAAAGGGCGAGCCGGGCACCGGCAATATCGTCGAAGCGGTGCGCCACATGCGGACCATGGTATCCCAGGTCCGTAAGGTGCAGAGCCTCTCGCCTGACGAGCTCATGAACGAGGCGAAGCTGCTCGGTGCGCCGTATGAGCTGCTGCTCGAGGTGCACCGCACCGGCCGGCTGCCGGTCGTGAATTTCGCCGCCGGCGGCGTCGCCACCCCGGCGGACGCGGCCTTGATGATGCATCTCGGCGCAGACGGTGTCTTCGTCGGCTCCGGCATCTTCAAGTCCGACTCGCCGGAGCGCTTCGCCCGGGCGATCGTCCAGGCAACGACGCACTACGAGGACTACGGGCTTATCGCCCGCGAATCCAAGAACCTCGGCACCGCGATGAAGGGCCTTGAGATCTCCACGCTGCGTCCGGAAGAGCGGATGTCCGTGCGCGGCTGGTAA
- a CDS encoding biotin/lipoyl-binding protein has product MGLQYDVTTPFAGTIERIFVSPGDPVEEGGVLFALSAGGLTHAILAPVTGISGHMEVALGEYVISGMILTHIIERAGEPEAEPEGEAP; this is encoded by the coding sequence TTGGGATTACAATATGACGTCACCACACCTTTTGCCGGGACGATTGAACGCATCTTCGTCTCGCCCGGAGACCCTGTGGAGGAAGGCGGCGTTCTGTTCGCGCTGAGTGCAGGCGGCCTGACCCACGCGATTCTTGCACCGGTAACGGGCATCTCCGGTCACATGGAAGTAGCTCTGGGAGAGTACGTGATCTCGGGTATGATCCTGACGCACATTATAGAACGCGCGGGAGAACCGGAGGCCGAACCGGAAGGTGAGGCTCCGTAG
- a CDS encoding lyase family protein, with product MQERIEKDTWGERRLPADAYFGVRTLRAAASPRSEAAVPKEWITALARVKGASAKVNGELGVLPRLAARTLTIAAGEVARGHYRKHFIVDPAQGRSAAALDINMNDVLANRALELMAREKGDYGSCHPELHAGLGLPPGEVVRLASRLACLTLTEELTASLQELGQSLAREGLPPEARDYAGRVREDAELIRGAEKVLLRVPLSGEPAFTGRLLRCLGEDTGRVLLPAGRTAGTSDTSVYRKLSAAVHTTALGLSELCRRLAGWRHVERAGGTGSLHLLEGPMHLLIQVIGHHRILLKATQGVRSGIGDMTPIVLLNLLPSMRCLMYGAGQLRGWAEAGARETQQV from the coding sequence ATGCAGGAACGCATAGAAAAGGATACCTGGGGCGAACGGAGGCTGCCCGCGGATGCGTACTTCGGTGTCCGCACCCTCCGTGCAGCGGCTTCCCCGCGCAGCGAGGCGGCCGTGCCGAAGGAGTGGATCACCGCCTTGGCCCGGGTCAAGGGGGCCTCGGCCAAGGTGAACGGCGAGCTTGGGGTGCTGCCGCGGCTTGCGGCCCGCACGCTGACGATTGCGGCGGGGGAAGTGGCCAGAGGGCATTACAGGAAGCATTTTATCGTCGATCCCGCCCAGGGAAGATCCGCAGCCGCGCTCGATATTAATATGAACGACGTGCTGGCCAACCGGGCCTTGGAGCTGATGGCCCGGGAGAAGGGCGATTACGGGAGCTGCCATCCGGAGCTGCACGCCGGTCTGGGCCTTCCCCCGGGCGAGGTGGTGCGCCTCGCCTCGCGGCTGGCTTGTCTCACCCTGACGGAGGAGCTGACGGCTTCACTGCAGGAGCTGGGTCAGTCGCTCGCCCGCGAAGGCCTGCCGCCGGAAGCCAGGGATTATGCGGGCCGCGTCAGGGAGGACGCCGAGCTCATCCGCGGCGCCGAGAAGGTGCTGCTGCGCGTGCCGCTCTCCGGCGAGCCGGCATTCACCGGCCGGCTGCTCCGCTGCCTCGGCGAAGATACCGGCCGGGTGCTCCTGCCCGCCGGCCGGACGGCCGGCACCTCGGATACGTCTGTCTACCGCAAGCTCTCGGCAGCGGTGCATACCACCGCGCTGGGGCTGTCGGAGCTGTGCCGTCGGCTGGCCGGATGGAGGCACGTCGAGCGGGCGGGCGGCACAGGCAGCCTGCACCTGCTCGAGGGACCGATGCACCTGCTCATCCAGGTCATCGGCCACCACCGCATTCTCCTGAAGGCGACGCAGGGCGTACGGTCGGGCATCGGCGACATGACGCCGATCGTGCTCCTGAACCTGCTGCCGTCGATGCGGTGCCTGATGTACGGGGCCGGACAGCTGCGGGGCTGGGCGGAGGCCGGGGCGCGGGAGACGCAGCAGGTATGA
- a CDS encoding putrescine aminotransferase produces MTNGTAEQTGKAAELKEQLADVFAYTNKVLDMISKKDITKEEAAWITKETVDNFREHVNPGFLAYRKSVTKDGQFAAVEWKDSGLNCFMDVHGKEYIDCLGGFGIYNVGHGHPKVKQAVIDQMNRQALHSQDLLDPLRAILAKILADVTPGALKYAFFANSGTETVEAALKLAKMYSSRTTFIATTRAFHGKSLGSLSGTAKGVFRKPFLPMIPGFKHVHFGDLDMMRKTMEACAMTGEDVAGVIVEPIQGEGGVILPPDGYLKGLRQLCDEFGALLIFDEVQTGMGRTGKLFCCEHYDVVPDILCLAKAFGGGIMPAGAVVATEEVFKSFFPNPFMHTTTFGGNPLACAAAIATFNVLIEENLPARAAELGDYMLKGLREAAADHGDLVLEIRGLGLLIGIEFHTDEIGYEVSKGLFDNGVLVAGTLINAKTIRIEPPLTITYEQADRVIAEFKKVLGQIQL; encoded by the coding sequence ATGACGAACGGAACGGCAGAACAGACAGGCAAGGCGGCGGAGCTCAAGGAACAGCTGGCGGACGTATTCGCCTATACGAATAAAGTGCTGGATATGATCAGCAAAAAGGACATTACGAAGGAAGAAGCGGCCTGGATCACCAAGGAGACCGTCGATAACTTCCGTGAGCACGTCAATCCGGGCTTCCTGGCTTACCGCAAGTCCGTCACGAAGGACGGCCAGTTCGCGGCGGTCGAGTGGAAGGACTCCGGCCTGAACTGCTTCATGGACGTCCATGGCAAAGAATACATCGACTGTCTCGGCGGCTTCGGGATCTATAACGTCGGCCACGGGCACCCGAAGGTCAAGCAGGCGGTCATCGACCAGATGAACCGGCAGGCGCTGCACAGCCAGGATCTGCTCGATCCGCTGCGGGCCATCCTGGCGAAGATTCTGGCGGACGTGACGCCGGGCGCACTCAAGTATGCGTTCTTCGCGAACAGCGGCACGGAGACCGTGGAGGCCGCGCTGAAGCTTGCGAAGATGTACAGCTCCCGCACGACCTTCATCGCGACAACGCGGGCCTTCCACGGCAAGAGCCTCGGGTCCCTGTCCGGCACGGCCAAGGGAGTCTTCCGCAAGCCGTTCCTGCCGATGATCCCGGGCTTCAAGCACGTGCACTTCGGCGATCTGGACATGATGCGCAAGACGATGGAAGCCTGCGCGATGACCGGTGAGGACGTGGCCGGCGTGATTGTAGAGCCGATCCAAGGCGAGGGCGGGGTCATCCTGCCGCCGGACGGCTACCTGAAGGGGCTGCGCCAGCTCTGCGACGAATTCGGCGCGCTGCTCATCTTCGACGAAGTCCAGACCGGCATGGGGCGTACGGGCAAGCTGTTCTGCTGCGAGCACTACGACGTCGTGCCGGACATCCTGTGTCTCGCGAAGGCGTTCGGGGGCGGGATCATGCCGGCCGGTGCGGTGGTGGCGACCGAAGAAGTGTTCAAGAGCTTCTTCCCGAACCCGTTCATGCACACGACCACGTTCGGCGGCAACCCGCTGGCCTGCGCCGCGGCCATTGCGACGTTCAACGTGCTTATCGAGGAAAACCTGCCGGCGAGAGCGGCTGAGCTCGGCGACTATATGCTGAAGGGCCTGCGCGAAGCGGCGGCGGATCATGGGGACCTTGTGCTGGAGATCCGGGGCCTCGGCCTGCTGATCGGCATTGAGTTCCATACCGATGAGATCGGCTATGAGGTGTCCAAAGGGCTGTTCGACAACGGCGTGCTGGTGGCCGGGACGCTCATCAATGCGAAGACGATCCGGATTGAGCCGCCGCTGACGATCACCTACGAGCAGGCCGACCGCGTGATCGCCGAGTTCAAGAAGGTGCTGGGCCAGATTCAGCTGTAA
- a CDS encoding Glu/Leu/Phe/Val family dehydrogenase — MTVHSGKHVTTTQETQAARQGAAEDNPLIAFQELLKEAADLLRYPGPVYELLKDPIRFLEVKIPVRMDNGTTQIFTGYRSQHNDAVGPTKGGIRFHPEVTPDEVKALSGWMSLKCGITDLPYGGGKGGVVCDPRSMSFGELERLSRGYVRAISQLVGPSKDIPAPDVFTNAQIMAWMADEYDHIRENDSPSFITGKPIILGGSLGRETATSKGVLYTLKLTSEQIGLQLRGARVIIQGFGNVGSHLAQMLHEEGAKVIGISDVFGAVYDERGLDIPDLMERRDSFGAVTHLFRETITNKELLEKECDVLVPAALGGQITEANADRIRCRVIVEAANGPTTREATKRLAERGILVVPDILANSGGVIVSYFEWVQNNQGLYWPEEEVDGKLKEKIEKSFRKVYQTSQQYGIDMRTAAYVAGVRKLAEASIARGWVPGVLPAGLMQK; from the coding sequence ATGACGGTTCATTCGGGCAAACACGTGACAACGACGCAGGAGACACAGGCGGCACGCCAGGGGGCGGCAGAGGATAATCCGCTGATCGCGTTCCAGGAGCTTTTGAAGGAAGCGGCGGATCTCCTCCGGTATCCGGGGCCGGTATACGAGCTTCTGAAGGATCCGATCCGGTTCCTGGAAGTCAAAATCCCGGTGCGAATGGATAACGGAACGACGCAGATCTTCACGGGGTACCGTTCCCAGCATAATGATGCGGTGGGCCCGACCAAAGGCGGCATCCGCTTCCACCCGGAAGTGACGCCTGATGAAGTGAAGGCGCTTTCCGGCTGGATGAGCCTGAAGTGCGGGATTACCGACCTGCCGTACGGCGGCGGCAAGGGCGGCGTGGTCTGCGATCCGCGGTCGATGAGCTTCGGCGAGCTTGAGCGTCTGAGCCGGGGGTATGTCAGGGCCATCTCCCAGCTCGTCGGCCCGTCGAAGGATATCCCCGCGCCGGACGTGTTCACGAATGCGCAGATCATGGCCTGGATGGCCGACGAGTATGATCATATCCGCGAGAACGATTCGCCGAGCTTCATTACCGGCAAGCCGATCATTCTCGGCGGCTCGCTCGGGCGGGAGACGGCGACCTCGAAGGGCGTGCTCTACACGCTGAAGCTGACCAGCGAGCAGATCGGCCTGCAGCTGCGCGGCGCCCGGGTCATCATCCAGGGCTTCGGCAACGTGGGCAGCCATCTGGCGCAGATGCTTCACGAGGAAGGAGCCAAGGTCATCGGCATCTCGGACGTCTTCGGTGCGGTGTACGACGAGCGGGGGCTCGATATCCCCGACCTCATGGAGCGGCGCGATTCGTTCGGTGCGGTAACGCACCTGTTCCGTGAGACGATCACGAACAAGGAGCTGCTCGAGAAAGAATGCGACGTGCTTGTGCCGGCGGCGCTCGGCGGCCAGATCACCGAAGCGAATGCCGACCGGATCCGCTGCCGGGTCATCGTGGAAGCGGCCAACGGACCGACGACGAGGGAGGCCACGAAGCGGCTGGCGGAGCGGGGCATTCTCGTCGTGCCGGACATTCTGGCGAATTCGGGGGGCGTCATCGTGTCCTACTTCGAATGGGTGCAGAACAACCAGGGGCTGTACTGGCCGGAAGAAGAAGTGGACGGGAAGCTCAAGGAGAAGATCGAGAAGAGCTTCCGCAAGGTGTACCAGACCTCGCAGCAGTACGGCATCGACATGCGGACGGCGGCTTATGTGGCGGGGGTGCGCAAGCTCGCCGAGGCCTCGATCGCCCGGGGCTGGGTGCCCGGAGTGCTGCCGGCGGGACTTATGCAAAAGTGA
- a CDS encoding sensor histidine kinase, with amino-acid sequence MIVLFFIQLFTGSIILFVDAKRESNRWLAANLFLTCLWDLSFIFRDTLIPYLQANALASPALIAFLFEAAKGFEFTGEILNPYTGLLFAVVYAGAATRRVKRLLYVILLIPCAYMAYITPFYPDLRIDYTVMVWWVGAYYLCILILLLLAIIRAPDPVLRGHRILVFCMAIPPMLGDYFFNHLSRALVYNSEQYRLLIVVYSIQFVLFFVFAIRYGIFGIRIQVRKQRLDYTLRALTSGTAMMNHAIKNRLINIEFLAERLKKTMPDEAQPQVLCSLEKIRSETQFLYRMMERIHKQSQEVEIAAVPVGLAELLRDVIRTKEEIMERKGIRLTVRLEPVPEVMADPLHLQEVLHNLLSNALDAVMPGQGHLQVGCRASGKWVLVEVKDNGCGIDKGDLQRIFDPFYSTKRRSDNFGLGLSYSYMVIRKHKGTIEAASEPGRGTAFTVKLPLGRSPLRMRHTSSPAHGTAAGSLHTHQGLPD; translated from the coding sequence GTGATCGTACTCTTCTTTATTCAGCTCTTTACCGGCTCGATCATCCTCTTCGTCGATGCGAAGCGGGAGTCCAACCGATGGCTGGCCGCCAACCTGTTCCTGACCTGTCTATGGGACTTATCCTTCATCTTCCGCGATACCCTGATCCCTTACCTGCAGGCGAACGCTTTGGCTTCCCCTGCGCTCATAGCCTTCCTATTCGAAGCCGCCAAAGGATTCGAATTCACGGGTGAAATTCTCAATCCTTATACCGGACTGTTGTTCGCGGTTGTGTATGCCGGTGCCGCCACGCGGAGGGTCAAGCGGCTGCTCTATGTCATCCTGCTCATCCCTTGTGCCTATATGGCTTACATCACGCCATTTTACCCTGATCTCCGCATTGACTACACGGTGATGGTCTGGTGGGTCGGTGCCTACTACCTGTGCATCCTGATCTTACTGCTGCTGGCGATCATCCGGGCGCCGGATCCTGTCCTGCGCGGCCACCGGATCCTCGTCTTCTGCATGGCGATTCCGCCGATGCTGGGGGACTACTTTTTCAATCATCTGTCGCGTGCACTCGTCTACAACTCCGAGCAGTACCGCCTGCTGATCGTGGTCTACTCGATCCAGTTCGTGCTGTTCTTCGTCTTCGCCATCCGGTACGGCATCTTCGGCATCCGCATCCAGGTCCGGAAGCAGCGCCTCGATTACACGCTTCGCGCACTGACCAGCGGTACGGCCATGATGAACCATGCGATCAAGAACCGCCTGATCAACATTGAGTTCCTGGCCGAGCGCCTCAAGAAGACGATGCCGGACGAAGCCCAGCCGCAGGTACTGTGCTCCCTGGAGAAAATCCGCAGCGAGACCCAGTTCCTCTACCGGATGATGGAACGTATACACAAGCAGAGCCAGGAGGTCGAGATCGCCGCCGTTCCGGTCGGACTTGCCGAGCTCCTTCGGGACGTGATCCGGACCAAGGAAGAGATCATGGAGAGAAAAGGAATCCGGCTGACGGTCCGATTGGAACCGGTGCCTGAGGTCATGGCGGATCCCCTGCATCTCCAGGAGGTGCTGCATAACTTGCTGTCCAATGCGCTGGACGCGGTGATGCCGGGTCAGGGGCATCTGCAGGTGGGCTGCAGAGCCTCCGGCAAATGGGTGCTGGTGGAGGTCAAGGATAACGGGTGTGGTATCGATAAGGGGGATTTGCAGCGTATCTTCGATCCTTTTTATTCCACGAAGCGGAGGTCGGACAATTTCGGTCTGGGGCTATCGTACAGCTATATGGTCATCCGAAAGCATAAGGGCACGATTGAGGCGGCAAGCGAACCGGGACGCGGGACGGCGTTCACGGTGAAGCTTCCTTTGGGCCGGAGCCCCCTGAGAATGCGGCATACTTCCTCACCCGCGCATGGAACTGCAGCAGGCAGCCTTCACACGCATCAGGGGTTACCTGATTAA
- a CDS encoding aldehyde dehydrogenase family protein has translation MTHLHMYIDGAWVKAESGATRKIVNPASGEAVAEAADGGTADARRAIEAARRAFDSGVWSSRPPAQRAAVLLAVADRLEASAEELAALETQDNGKPLRESLIDIADAANCFRYYAGLITKPHGETYDVADPVQAMVVHEPVGVCGLIVPWNYPLLIAVWKLAPALAAGNTVVFKPSELTPVTAVKLFEIFESVGIPQGVANLVMGPGATVGQEIAESGLVDKVSFTGGTATGRSIMRAAAGNIKNISLELGGKSPNIVFADADFETAVDYALFAIFANSGQVCAAGSRLLLEESIHDRFVERLVERAKLIRTGPGNEEGVEMGPLVSEAHMEKVLHYIELGRQEGAKLVCGGSRMTAEGLDRGYFVEPTIFTDVTPEMRIVREEIFGPVLVVQKFKDEDEAVRIANDSDYGLAAGVFSTDGAKALRVVKRLRAGITWINTFHNAYNEAPWGGYKQSGIGRGLGTRGLSEFTEVKQININLQVQPIGWYAN, from the coding sequence GTGACCCATCTGCACATGTATATCGACGGCGCCTGGGTGAAGGCCGAGAGCGGCGCTACCCGGAAGATCGTGAATCCGGCCAGCGGGGAGGCCGTCGCCGAGGCGGCGGACGGCGGTACAGCCGATGCGCGCCGGGCGATTGAGGCCGCACGCCGGGCGTTCGACAGCGGCGTCTGGTCCTCCCGGCCGCCGGCACAGCGCGCAGCGGTGCTCCTCGCGGTGGCGGACCGGCTGGAAGCTTCGGCGGAAGAGCTGGCCGCGCTGGAGACCCAGGACAACGGCAAGCCGCTGCGCGAATCGCTTATCGACATCGCCGATGCGGCGAACTGCTTCCGCTACTACGCGGGGCTGATTACCAAGCCGCACGGAGAGACGTATGACGTGGCGGACCCGGTGCAGGCGATGGTGGTGCATGAGCCGGTCGGCGTCTGCGGGCTGATCGTGCCGTGGAATTACCCGCTGCTCATTGCGGTCTGGAAGCTGGCCCCTGCGCTGGCTGCAGGCAACACGGTCGTGTTCAAGCCGTCGGAGCTGACGCCGGTGACGGCGGTGAAGCTCTTCGAAATCTTCGAAAGCGTGGGGATTCCGCAGGGGGTGGCGAACCTGGTGATGGGGCCGGGCGCCACGGTCGGCCAGGAGATCGCTGAGAGCGGACTCGTCGACAAGGTGAGCTTCACGGGCGGAACGGCGACCGGGCGCAGCATCATGCGGGCGGCCGCAGGCAATATCAAGAACATCTCGCTGGAGCTCGGCGGCAAGTCGCCGAACATTGTGTTCGCGGATGCCGACTTCGAGACGGCGGTGGATTATGCGCTGTTCGCGATCTTCGCGAACTCGGGCCAGGTGTGTGCGGCCGGCTCCCGGCTGCTGCTCGAAGAGAGCATCCATGACCGCTTCGTCGAGCGCCTGGTGGAACGGGCGAAGCTCATCCGTACCGGACCGGGGAATGAGGAAGGGGTCGAGATGGGCCCGCTCGTCTCCGAGGCGCACATGGAGAAGGTGCTGCATTATATCGAGCTCGGCCGGCAGGAAGGTGCGAAGCTGGTGTGCGGCGGCTCCCGGATGACGGCGGAAGGCCTTGACCGCGGGTACTTCGTCGAGCCGACGATATTTACGGACGTGACGCCGGAGATGCGGATCGTGCGGGAGGAAATTTTCGGTCCGGTGCTCGTCGTGCAGAAGTTCAAGGATGAGGACGAAGCGGTGCGTATCGCTAACGACTCGGACTACGGCCTCGCGGCCGGCGTCTTCTCGACCGACGGGGCGAAGGCGCTGCGGGTCGTGAAGCGGCTGCGGGCGGGCATCACGTGGATCAACACGTTCCACAATGCGTACAATGAAGCGCCGTGGGGCGGCTACAAACAGAGCGGCATCGGGCGCGGCCTCGGCACCCGGGGACTCTCGGAGTTCACCGAGGTCAAGCAGATCAATATCAATCTCCAAGTGCAGCCGATCGGCTGGTACGCGAACTAG